In Nymphaea colorata isolate Beijing-Zhang1983 chromosome 13, ASM883128v2, whole genome shotgun sequence, one DNA window encodes the following:
- the LOC126410698 gene encoding disease resistance protein L6-like: MLMWEGSKLYPPVAIAELEHKFLISIDDEHGTFEMHDQIRDMGRNIVQQQTPVASRFWENNKTLQMLQRRKGTKKVEAIIFHRHDGQHNIPPLNTMSFRNMDELRILDTSCIRMEGSYQYLSKLLKFLRWWQCPLKSLPIIDFDVMNIVVLDLTESIIEEFLGPSVTNTWFFCLLHSQEANYSQTFSQLKVLILKNCKNLKSTLDLG; this comes from the exons ATGCTCATGTGGGAAGGTTCCAAACTTTACCCACCTGTTGCAATTGCAGAGTTGGAGCATAAATTCCTAATCAGCATAGATGACGAGCATGGCACATTtgaaatgcatgatcaaatacGAGACATGGGAAGAAATATTGTCCAACAGCAGACGCCAGTAGCAAGCAGGTTTTgggaaaataacaaaacattacAAATGCTACAACGAAGAAAG GGAACAAAGAAGGTTGAAGCCATTATTTTCCACCGTCACGACGGGCAGCATAATATTCCACCTTTGAACACGATGTCTTTTAGAAACATGGATGAGCTGAGAATACTTGATACAAGCTGCATCAGGATGGAGGGCTCGTATCAATATCTATCCAAATTGTTGAAGTTCCTGAGGTGGTGGCAGTGTCCATTGAAATCATTGCCGATCATCGACTTCGATGTCATGAACATTGTAGTGCTCGACCTGACAGAGAGCATCATAGAGGAGTTTCTAGGTCCAAGTGTGACTAACACGTGGTTTTTTTGTCTCCTTCACTCCCAAGAGGCGAACTACTCGCAGACGTTCAGCCAATTGAAAGTCCTTATTCTCAAGAATTGCAAGAACCTCAAGAGCACCCTCGATTTAGGCTGA